A genomic window from Leptospiraceae bacterium includes:
- a CDS encoding septal ring lytic transglycosylase RlpA family protein: MKVIKYLIFLLLPISLFSNELKIKEGYASYYNDKLHGRPTSSGEPYNKNDRTGAHLTLPFGTFLKVTNISNGMSTIVRINDRGPFHKSRIVDVSKKAAEELDMIRAGKIKVRIEVVSKEEATSTSPKSETVKPQAEKDKKPSTGKKKSSGDEFSEFSDTEVDPFKEFEESLGLETGKKEKAVKVEKKSTSDKTSNSSQSSTVNSKSIFDEKGVDIGNPGSVADSVEEVENTKKEEKKVVKESEPVKNEKKTTVVEEKSTEKKEPPVENKSDETKKDNKISSEDMRKNTSITAFLIQVLVYTDREKAEKYADELRSWGYKPVYIQKVIIENTDYYRIHILQYPTIREARVDLKKLRTKGLKPVVKRYQFICK, translated from the coding sequence ATGAAAGTTATAAAATATTTAATTTTTCTGTTATTGCCAATATCATTGTTTTCTAATGAACTGAAAATAAAAGAGGGCTATGCCAGTTACTATAATGATAAGTTGCATGGAAGACCTACCTCAAGTGGTGAACCCTATAATAAAAATGATAGAACAGGAGCTCATTTAACCTTACCCTTTGGAACTTTCCTGAAAGTCACAAACATAAGCAATGGAATGTCCACCATAGTTCGAATCAACGATAGGGGTCCTTTTCATAAATCCAGAATTGTCGATGTGTCAAAAAAAGCTGCCGAAGAGCTGGATATGATTCGAGCCGGAAAGATAAAGGTGCGAATCGAGGTTGTAAGTAAAGAAGAAGCAACTTCTACTTCTCCAAAAAGTGAAACTGTAAAACCCCAGGCAGAAAAAGACAAAAAACCTTCCACAGGGAAAAAGAAAAGTTCGGGAGACGAGTTCTCTGAATTTTCAGACACAGAGGTTGATCCTTTTAAGGAATTTGAAGAAAGTCTGGGTCTGGAAACAGGTAAAAAAGAAAAAGCAGTTAAGGTAGAAAAAAAATCGACTTCCGATAAGACTTCTAATTCTTCTCAGTCTTCAACTGTAAATTCTAAGTCCATTTTTGATGAAAAGGGAGTGGATATTGGAAATCCGGGTTCAGTTGCCGATTCGGTAGAAGAAGTGGAAAATACAAAAAAAGAAGAGAAAAAAGTCGTGAAGGAGAGCGAGCCTGTTAAGAATGAGAAGAAAACTACAGTTGTAGAAGAGAAGTCTACAGAAAAAAAAGAACCACCGGTTGAAAATAAATCTGATGAAACAAAAAAAGACAATAAAATTAGTTCAGAAGATATGAGGAAAAATACATCTATTACAGCTTTTTTAATCCAGGTTCTTGTTTATACCGACAGGGAAAAGGCAGAGAAATACGCTGATGAATTACGTTCCTGGGGATATAAGCCGGTCTATATTCAAAAAGTAATTATTGAGAATACAGATTATTACAGAATTCATATATTGCAATATCCCACTATTCGAGAAGCCCGGGTAGACTTGAAGAAATTGCGGACAAAAGGACTGAAACCGGTTGTAAAACGCTACCAGTTTATCTGTAAATAA
- a CDS encoding AAA family ATPase, with protein MYIEEEKRYLELISLHEELLSFLISFRSQYKNQEKPGFLFRPQGDAALKEGRWFYDHPEWGWVNLYFTKNAQSGFDSNNLKFDINISGKWQISICQETSDLEFWNRAIRSFSNILERVNDKYFKMQPSKWITLYPIEKDYKKGLPEAIEVFLQFLKQENYYISETNDSSLPITIIPEGKFQDSLKYISVIKNTQKTEKIYLNSFQIKKYQGIRETNLTKLPGSPSWIFITGENGYGKTCFLKALSIGLYGDEEDIITPRDKEPEIIIDYTKEFSNHLKIRIKNNYKFPLFFRSIISHAAYGPSRLEIQARDSHKKQAENSTATYNLFHTDGVLKNIESELLISYYDSPAKFMELCNMLIKLIPSLEKIELDKKQRKILYYEKAKTQKNGNTTFTPVEFNDLASGIKSIIAIAGDIYLRLSDALLKIHNSYESSASDEGSYTSTVSAKKLFGIVIIDEFDLHLHPKWQKELPGLLSHVFPNVQFIASTHSPIPLLGAPEGSVILSVDRTTEKGIVVNRLEEIEKEIKNLLPNSILTSPIFDLENLFPITHEPNFPIETSDSYSSITEKKKIDEELRTLAKHFKFSNE; from the coding sequence GTGTATATAGAAGAAGAAAAACGGTATTTAGAATTAATAAGCCTTCATGAAGAACTCTTATCTTTCTTAATAAGCTTTAGAAGCCAATATAAAAATCAAGAAAAACCTGGATTCTTATTTCGACCGCAAGGTGATGCTGCACTGAAAGAAGGGAGATGGTTTTATGATCATCCTGAATGGGGTTGGGTAAATCTATATTTTACTAAAAATGCCCAATCAGGTTTTGATTCGAATAATTTAAAATTTGATATTAATATTTCAGGAAAATGGCAGATTAGTATTTGTCAGGAAACAAGTGATTTAGAATTCTGGAATCGTGCCATTCGAAGTTTTTCTAATATACTGGAACGTGTAAATGATAAATATTTTAAGATGCAGCCCTCAAAATGGATTACTTTATATCCTATTGAAAAAGATTATAAGAAGGGACTTCCTGAGGCTATTGAAGTATTTTTGCAGTTTTTAAAACAAGAAAATTATTATATATCAGAAACGAATGATTCTTCTTTACCTATAACAATTATTCCGGAAGGAAAGTTTCAAGACTCATTAAAGTATATAAGTGTAATTAAAAATACTCAGAAAACAGAAAAAATTTATTTAAATAGTTTTCAAATAAAGAAGTATCAAGGTATTCGAGAAACAAACTTAACAAAGCTTCCGGGAAGTCCTTCTTGGATTTTCATAACGGGTGAGAATGGATATGGTAAAACATGTTTTCTGAAAGCTTTATCTATTGGACTCTACGGAGATGAAGAAGACATCATTACTCCTAGAGATAAAGAACCGGAGATTATAATAGACTATACTAAAGAATTTAGTAATCATTTGAAAATTAGAATAAAGAATAATTACAAGTTTCCTTTGTTTTTTCGATCTATAATTTCTCATGCTGCATACGGTCCTTCTCGCTTAGAAATACAGGCAAGGGATAGTCACAAGAAACAAGCTGAAAATAGTACAGCTACTTATAATCTATTTCATACAGATGGCGTCTTAAAGAATATAGAATCAGAACTGCTTATATCTTATTATGATTCTCCTGCAAAGTTTATGGAACTCTGCAATATGTTGATAAAGCTAATTCCTTCTTTAGAGAAAATTGAGTTAGATAAAAAACAGAGAAAAATATTATATTACGAAAAAGCGAAGACACAAAAAAATGGAAATACTACTTTTACTCCTGTTGAATTTAATGATTTAGCTTCCGGTATCAAAAGTATTATCGCTATTGCTGGAGATATTTATTTAAGGTTATCTGATGCTTTACTAAAAATTCATAATTCATACGAAAGCAGTGCATCTGATGAAGGGAGTTATACATCAACGGTCTCAGCCAAAAAATTATTTGGTATTGTCATTATTGATGAATTTGATTTACACCTTCATCCTAAATGGCAGAAAGAACTTCCCGGATTATTATCACATGTTTTTCCGAATGTTCAATTCATAGCATCTACACATAGTCCAATACCTTTATTGGGAGCTCCTGAGGGTTCTGTTATATTAAGTGTAGATAGAACAACAGAAAAAGGAATTGTGGTCAATCGATTGGAAGAAATTGAAAAGGAAATTAAAAATCTTTTACCAAACTCCATTTTAACATCACCAATTTTTGATTTGGAAAATTTATTTCCAATTACACATGAACCAAATTTTCCAATAGAAACTTCCGATTCATATTCGAGTATCACAGAAAAAAAGAAAATTGATGAAGAGCTTCGTACACTGGCCAAGCATTTTAAATTTTCTAATGAATAA
- a CDS encoding VWA domain-containing protein has protein sequence MKVIFIAIFIGLFLQCAAGMKLEKNGAEDSYRKDVEEMKPMPEEAASGVSDSESKSLEPSKKKESAKKPGGNASGLKAGFADDNKQFSYYQDFVNKNKNYIQHLPLNTSERIHFIIKNKNDRSVFGARLKVYAGETLLEEGKTHTDGSFNFYPSLYSRSYKSYTVSVSYQQTEDRLDFSRDGKREIEMKLNTSSVSDMNPAMDILFIFDTTGSMGEEIERLKNTIEIIYLNLSASKQLGKLRFGMVLYKDVNDSYRTKVIPLTSELRKFQHELDKVTADGGGDIPEDLQQAMDDSIRKVNWDDSAIKLSFIITDAPLQLRYKTDYTYIQAIKDAKKKAIKYHSIGTGGLPLSGEFVLRQISQYTQGRYIFLTYGEKGESEGGQVGSVSHHTGANYKTDKLESIIMAFAREELKNLSGKSDDTGEYYSAVLQENDKKEDVLEEVFSKGINQLIDYSSVAIPKETKVAILPLHPSADKNSEYFTERILLSMRNSGKMQIIERSQLIQILNEQKLSLSGVIDESTGAKIGKLLGADVLLLGKVYKKKKEYEVFLRFIRTETGEILSVTRLVLDQKLGL, from the coding sequence ATGAAAGTTATTTTTATAGCTATCTTTATAGGTTTATTTCTGCAATGTGCTGCCGGGATGAAGCTGGAAAAAAACGGTGCTGAAGATTCTTACAGAAAAGATGTGGAAGAAATGAAGCCAATGCCGGAAGAAGCTGCTTCCGGAGTCTCTGATTCTGAGTCAAAGTCACTTGAACCTTCTAAAAAAAAAGAATCTGCTAAAAAGCCCGGTGGAAACGCATCCGGTTTAAAAGCAGGTTTTGCAGATGATAATAAACAATTTTCTTATTATCAGGACTTTGTGAATAAGAATAAAAATTATATCCAACACCTACCTTTAAATACCTCAGAAAGAATTCATTTTATCATAAAAAATAAAAATGATAGGTCTGTTTTCGGAGCAAGACTTAAAGTTTATGCCGGTGAAACTTTACTGGAAGAAGGTAAAACCCACACAGATGGTAGCTTTAATTTTTATCCATCTCTGTATTCTCGTTCCTATAAGTCGTATACTGTAAGTGTATCTTATCAACAAACAGAAGATCGCTTAGATTTTTCCAGGGATGGAAAGCGAGAGATTGAGATGAAGCTAAATACATCTTCTGTATCCGATATGAATCCGGCTATGGATATATTATTTATATTTGATACTACAGGAAGTATGGGAGAAGAAATCGAGCGGCTAAAAAATACGATTGAGATTATCTATCTAAACTTAAGTGCTTCCAAGCAATTGGGAAAACTTCGCTTTGGAATGGTTTTATATAAAGATGTGAATGATTCCTACAGGACAAAGGTGATTCCTTTAACTTCTGAACTCAGAAAATTTCAACACGAACTGGATAAGGTTACAGCCGATGGAGGAGGAGATATCCCGGAAGATTTGCAGCAGGCAATGGATGATAGCATACGTAAAGTAAACTGGGATGATTCGGCTATAAAACTATCTTTTATTATAACCGATGCTCCTCTTCAACTTCGTTATAAAACCGATTATACATATATTCAAGCTATAAAAGATGCTAAGAAAAAAGCCATAAAATATCACAGTATTGGTACCGGAGGCTTGCCATTAAGCGGTGAATTTGTGTTGAGACAGATTTCTCAGTATACACAGGGACGCTACATTTTTCTTACTTATGGGGAAAAGGGAGAGAGTGAAGGTGGGCAGGTCGGTAGCGTCAGTCATCATACCGGGGCTAATTATAAAACCGATAAGTTAGAAAGTATTATTATGGCCTTTGCCAGAGAAGAGTTGAAAAACTTAAGTGGTAAGAGTGATGATACGGGAGAGTATTATAGTGCAGTTCTTCAGGAAAATGATAAGAAAGAAGATGTGCTCGAAGAAGTTTTCTCTAAGGGAATTAACCAGTTGATTGATTATTCTTCTGTAGCTATTCCCAAAGAAACAAAAGTGGCTATACTACCACTGCATCCTTCTGCCGATAAAAATTCAGAATATTTCACGGAAAGAATTTTATTGAGTATGCGAAATTCAGGAAAAATGCAAATAATAGAACGCTCTCAATTAATCCAGATTTTAAACGAGCAAAAGCTTTCTTTGAGTGGAGTGATAGATGAGTCAACCGGGGCCAAGATAGGGAAATTATTAGGTGCGGACGTCCTTTTACTCGGAAAGGTATATAAGAAAAAGAAAGAGTATGAAGTTTTTCTTAGATTTATAAGAACTGAAACCGGAGAAATTCTATCTGTAACTCGTTTGGTTTTAGATCAAAAATTGGGACTCTAA
- a CDS encoding aminotransferase class V-fold PLP-dependent enzyme, producing MNRSYFDYNASHPPFPDILQNKLKEYLSNYCNPSGPSRYSLERQNVIEKTRAVLAHLCKKEASGFVFSSSGTEANYFLVHCLKHSPCFTNKLIVSPFEHPSVYAALESYNIEAIIPPAYKDGSFSLDFIEDTLKQSRVPLFLIYASNETGFIPDWNSIYQLASRYEVPIFSDTAQAFAKLPVAYESLSGFSFSGHKIGAGMGVSGTYLSASFLKEGLAIFSGGNQENRHRAGTENSFAIHCLQEVALKYESERDLILKRLEKYQQQIETKLTRLGGIVIGKGKDRLASTSLCILPIEDIDFFMMGLEAKGIIISNGSSCKSRSREASPALLRMGFKKEEALRAIRISTGYFTNQEEVELLLEESENLIQKLN from the coding sequence ATGAATAGGTCTTATTTTGATTATAATGCCAGCCATCCTCCTTTTCCGGATATTCTTCAAAATAAGCTCAAAGAATACCTATCCAATTATTGCAACCCATCCGGACCGAGTCGCTATTCCCTCGAAAGACAAAATGTTATCGAAAAAACAAGAGCTGTGCTGGCCCATTTATGCAAAAAAGAAGCGAGCGGTTTTGTTTTTTCTTCGAGCGGAACTGAGGCCAATTACTTTTTAGTTCATTGCTTAAAACATAGCCCCTGCTTTACAAATAAACTCATTGTATCTCCTTTCGAGCATCCGTCCGTTTATGCAGCCCTTGAAAGCTATAATATCGAAGCCATTATTCCACCCGCCTATAAGGACGGCAGCTTTTCTCTCGATTTTATAGAAGATACCTTAAAACAATCCAGAGTCCCCCTTTTTCTGATTTATGCTTCGAATGAAACAGGCTTCATTCCGGATTGGAATTCCATTTATCAATTAGCCAGTAGATACGAAGTTCCGATTTTTTCCGATACCGCACAGGCTTTTGCCAAGCTTCCGGTAGCCTACGAGTCTTTGAGTGGATTTTCCTTCAGCGGTCATAAAATAGGTGCAGGGATGGGAGTCAGCGGGACCTATTTATCTGCTTCCTTTTTAAAAGAAGGTCTGGCCATTTTTTCCGGTGGAAACCAGGAGAATAGACACAGAGCCGGGACAGAAAACTCTTTTGCCATCCACTGCTTGCAGGAAGTAGCTCTAAAATATGAGTCGGAAAGAGATCTAATATTAAAGCGTTTAGAGAAATACCAGCAACAAATTGAAACAAAACTTACCCGGTTGGGAGGAATAGTCATAGGAAAGGGCAAAGATAGACTTGCATCCACAAGCCTCTGTATTCTTCCCATAGAGGATATTGATTTTTTTATGATGGGCCTGGAAGCCAAAGGAATCATCATCTCCAATGGCTCTTCTTGCAAGTCTCGCTCCCGGGAAGCCTCTCCGGCTCTTTTACGAATGGGTTTCAAAAAAGAAGAAGCCCTGAGAGCCATTCGAATTTCTACCGGCTATTTTACAAACCAGGAAGAGGTAGAACTACTTTTAGAGGAGAGCGAGAATTTAATTCAAAAGCTTAACTGA
- a CDS encoding VOC family protein produces MNPTHKIIPHLWFDKEAIEAARFYISLFPNSGIKNITSLQEIPSPSGNSDIVSFELNASPFMAINAGPIFQFNPLISFIVNYDPSIDPDAKENLKKTWEKLFPDGKVMMPLQQYPFSELYGWIQDKYGISWQFILSRPDGEKRPFITPSLLFTEKVCGKAEEAVDFYLSLFSNSSRGITARYPKDSLPDQEGDIMFSDFKINDTFLAAADSAQVHGFTFSEAISFIIKCDTQEEIDYFWDKLSAVPEAEQCGWLKDKYGISWQITPSVMSEMMKTGSREQINRVTKAFLPMKKFEIKKLEDAFRAD; encoded by the coding sequence ATGAATCCTACTCATAAAATCATACCTCACCTGTGGTTCGATAAAGAAGCTATTGAGGCTGCCAGGTTTTATATTTCTTTATTTCCAAATTCAGGAATTAAGAACATAACTAGCCTGCAAGAAATTCCAAGCCCTTCCGGAAATTCAGATATAGTTTCCTTTGAACTCAATGCCTCCCCGTTTATGGCGATAAACGCCGGTCCCATTTTTCAGTTTAATCCCCTAATTTCGTTTATCGTAAACTATGATCCTTCTATAGACCCCGATGCAAAAGAGAATCTCAAAAAAACCTGGGAAAAACTTTTTCCAGATGGTAAAGTCATGATGCCGCTGCAACAGTATCCATTTAGCGAGCTCTACGGATGGATACAGGACAAATACGGAATCTCCTGGCAATTCATTTTATCCAGGCCGGATGGGGAAAAACGCCCCTTTATTACCCCCTCTCTTCTATTTACAGAAAAAGTTTGCGGAAAAGCAGAAGAAGCTGTAGATTTCTACCTCTCCCTTTTTTCGAACTCTTCTCGAGGAATTACCGCTCGCTACCCCAAAGACTCCCTACCCGACCAAGAAGGAGACATTATGTTCAGTGATTTCAAAATCAACGATACTTTTCTCGCTGCGGCAGATAGTGCACAGGTACATGGCTTTACTTTTAGTGAAGCCATCTCTTTTATCATCAAATGCGATACTCAGGAAGAAATCGACTATTTCTGGGATAAACTTTCTGCAGTTCCGGAAGCTGAACAATGCGGCTGGTTAAAGGATAAATATGGAATCTCCTGGCAAATCACCCCTTCGGTTATGAGCGAGATGATGAAAACCGGCTCCAGAGAGCAGATAAACCGGGTCACAAAAGCTTTTCTGCCTATGAAAAAGTTTGAGATAAAAAAATTAGAGGATGCTTTCCGAGCTGACTAA
- a CDS encoding HNH endonuclease — translation MRRIYKDFHSPPEALSRGFKERKINLLEKKSQHQFDGRIYNTATKSKLKDLYQSKCAYCECFLSDYSFTVEHYRPKSGGYSYYWLGYEWSNLIPVCLKCNNAKGERFPIGVPERTLTSEKQKCRVREPIFLPDGDLDMDTMKADHPYLLDEKPYFLHPEIDDPENFLCITNTGKMIPQVKIDENEYYYQRANQTIELIQLNRDMLIYRRRKIIEKLELQLKKQVLRYLKEEKYFENLDSSLRLSFFVFFEFLEAQFQESEEFTLTSLCIWRNIKDILFRPIANTLENEDICKLLEYVLGLYNKEKKNYASA, via the coding sequence ATGAGAAGAATTTATAAAGATTTTCATTCTCCACCGGAGGCTTTAAGTAGAGGGTTTAAAGAAAGAAAAATAAACTTATTGGAAAAAAAAAGTCAACATCAATTCGATGGAAGAATATATAATACTGCTACCAAATCAAAACTAAAAGATTTATATCAAAGTAAATGTGCTTATTGTGAGTGCTTTTTGAGTGACTATAGTTTTACTGTTGAACACTATCGGCCTAAAAGTGGAGGCTATAGTTACTATTGGTTGGGTTATGAATGGAGTAATCTTATACCTGTTTGTTTGAAGTGTAATAATGCCAAAGGTGAAAGATTTCCTATAGGAGTTCCTGAACGAACATTAACTTCTGAGAAGCAAAAATGTAGAGTAAGAGAACCCATATTCTTACCTGATGGAGACCTGGACATGGATACAATGAAAGCAGATCATCCTTATTTATTGGATGAAAAACCATATTTTCTTCATCCGGAAATTGATGATCCTGAGAATTTTTTATGTATCACGAATACCGGTAAAATGATTCCTCAGGTAAAAATAGATGAAAATGAATATTATTATCAAAGAGCAAATCAGACGATTGAACTGATTCAATTAAATCGAGATATGCTTATATATCGAAGAAGAAAAATTATAGAAAAATTAGAATTACAATTAAAAAAACAGGTGCTAAGATATTTGAAAGAAGAAAAATATTTTGAAAATTTGGACTCAAGTTTAAGATTATCTTTTTTTGTATTCTTCGAGTTTTTAGAAGCGCAATTTCAGGAAAGCGAGGAGTTTACTTTGACCAGCTTATGTATATGGAGAAATATTAAAGATATTTTGTTTCGACCAATAGCAAACACTTTGGAGAATGAGGATATTTGTAAGTTATTAGAATATGTACTAGGTTTATACAATAAAGAAAAGAAAAATTATGCAAGTGCTTGA
- a CDS encoding diguanylate cyclase — translation MKSLELLSEIALLATNLNDIYFQVDSILNLLCIHTQMSGAYIYIDNPDDTPSYTHISWNSPNIDSKIRPLSYSDICSIKELLHTNIHIISDNFQNLPKNLYKTFQYRDITSIIIYPLHSNQEINGFIFFEESKTNQKWDQDKLFLLSSTSKIFSNIFSKHNIQKKLEEQNLNFENYYNTIEDMVIIGNSEGNIISVNSAVIKKLEYSIEELLQMKIIELHPVHKREEAVKILQAMFEKQLDYCPLEVQSKKGRIIPVETRVWMGKWNNKDCIFGLSKDLSREQEALQKFTKLFENNPALMAVSNVPDEKFLDVNKSFIEKLGYSKDEIIGETSTNLGLFVQSEKRQKLADELAKFGSIYNQEIQVKCKDNQILEGLFSGEIIESQGKKYFLTVMVDITHQKYLQNLSNKQKMRLLSIIEGARLGTWEWNIKTGEVTFNERWAKIIGYTLQELKPTTIDTWYKFVHPEDLKISRTTLEKHFQGLSEYYDLECRMKHKNGNWIWIHDRGKVIEWDENGNPLMMYGIHSDITQKKEMENIIKESSIRDPLTNIYNRRHIYERLEKEIEKFKRDKIPFSISILDIDFFKYINDTYGHLAGDYILKQFTTILSENIRVYDLLGRYGGEEFIIITFNSLKKDTAGRIEGILKKVRSSIFSYNGNNIKFTFSCGICDTIDPDIQHISIESLIDLSDRRLYMAKNKGRNQIVFY, via the coding sequence ATGAAAAGCCTTGAATTACTTTCTGAAATAGCTTTGTTAGCTACAAATTTGAATGACATTTATTTTCAGGTAGACTCTATTCTTAACTTACTTTGTATTCACACTCAAATGTCCGGAGCCTATATTTATATTGATAATCCGGACGATACACCAAGCTATACGCATATTTCCTGGAATTCCCCTAATATAGACTCAAAAATTCGACCTCTCTCTTACAGTGATATTTGTTCCATAAAAGAACTATTACATACCAATATTCACATCATCTCTGATAATTTCCAAAATCTACCTAAAAATTTATACAAGACTTTTCAATATAGAGATATAACATCTATTATAATTTATCCTTTACATTCAAATCAAGAAATTAATGGATTTATTTTCTTTGAAGAAAGCAAGACTAATCAGAAATGGGATCAAGATAAGCTATTTTTATTATCTTCTACTTCCAAAATTTTTTCTAATATATTTTCTAAACATAATATTCAAAAAAAGCTTGAAGAGCAAAATTTGAATTTCGAAAACTACTATAATACTATCGAAGATATGGTTATCATTGGAAATTCAGAAGGAAATATCATCTCTGTAAATAGTGCCGTTATAAAAAAGCTGGAATACTCCATTGAAGAACTATTACAAATGAAAATCATTGAGTTGCATCCGGTGCATAAACGAGAAGAAGCTGTTAAAATTCTACAAGCAATGTTTGAAAAACAGCTTGATTATTGCCCTCTTGAAGTTCAGAGTAAAAAGGGTCGTATTATCCCGGTCGAAACCCGTGTTTGGATGGGTAAATGGAATAATAAAGACTGTATATTTGGTTTATCTAAAGATTTGTCCAGGGAGCAAGAAGCACTTCAAAAGTTCACAAAGCTTTTTGAGAATAACCCGGCCCTTATGGCTGTCAGCAATGTTCCTGATGAAAAGTTTTTGGATGTAAATAAAAGTTTTATCGAAAAACTCGGGTACAGCAAAGATGAAATTATTGGAGAAACCAGTACTAACCTGGGATTATTTGTCCAGTCAGAAAAAAGACAAAAGCTTGCAGATGAACTGGCGAAATTCGGCTCAATATATAATCAAGAGATACAGGTTAAATGTAAAGATAATCAAATACTTGAAGGTTTATTTTCCGGAGAAATCATAGAAAGTCAGGGAAAAAAATACTTTCTAACTGTAATGGTAGATATCACCCATCAAAAATATCTTCAAAATTTATCCAATAAACAAAAAATGAGACTACTAAGTATCATTGAAGGAGCAAGACTCGGTACCTGGGAATGGAACATTAAAACAGGTGAAGTTACCTTCAATGAACGCTGGGCGAAAATTATTGGATATACCTTACAAGAATTAAAACCCACAACTATTGATACCTGGTATAAATTTGTTCACCCTGAAGACTTAAAGATCTCCCGTACTACATTAGAAAAACATTTTCAAGGGCTTAGTGAATATTATGATCTCGAATGTAGAATGAAACATAAAAACGGAAATTGGATCTGGATTCATGATCGGGGAAAAGTTATTGAATGGGATGAAAATGGAAATCCTCTCATGATGTATGGAATCCATTCAGATATTACTCAAAAAAAAGAAATGGAAAACATTATAAAAGAATCATCTATTCGAGATCCCTTAACCAACATTTACAACAGAAGACACATCTATGAAAGATTGGAAAAAGAAATAGAAAAATTTAAACGTGATAAAATTCCTTTTTCAATATCAATCCTGGATATCGACTTCTTCAAGTATATAAATGATACCTACGGTCATTTGGCGGGAGACTATATACTCAAGCAATTCACCACCATCCTTTCTGAAAATATTCGTGTATATGATCTATTAGGTAGATATGGTGGAGAAGAATTCATTATTATTACATTTAATAGTTTAAAAAAAGATACAGCCGGGAGAATAGAAGGTATTTTAAAAAAAGTTCGTTCTAGCATTTTTTCCTATAATGGTAATAATATCAAGTTTACTTTCAGTTGCGGAATCTGTGATACTATAGATCCCGATATTCAGCATATTTCAATTGAAAGCCTGATTGATTTATCCGACAGGAGGTTATATATGGCAAAAAACAAGGGTAGAAACCAAATTGTGTTTTACTAA
- a CDS encoding mechanosensitive ion channel family protein, which translates to MDFLIKYLSNIKITSFIRTFALIVLGFPFIVFFGNWLRRYLTGKFNAQRGMIGGKIVHYLGSVILIISVLKELGFELSPLLGAAGIIGIAVGFASQTSVSNIISGLFLIIEKPFEVNDVIRIKDIEGQVLSVDTLSVKLKTYDNRFVRIPNETIIKSEVINLTYFPIRRLDIEVMIAFKENLDNIKKILLSIPDRNPLCLKEPKATVIVRDFTPTTVTVSLCIWTTSENFRPVREFIREEVKKTLFEAGIGIPNQYVTIHHADESGKTILE; encoded by the coding sequence ATGGATTTTCTTATAAAGTATTTGTCTAATATAAAAATTACTTCTTTCATCCGAACCTTTGCCCTTATTGTACTGGGTTTCCCTTTTATTGTATTTTTTGGTAACTGGCTCAGAAGATACTTAACAGGAAAGTTTAATGCACAGAGAGGGATGATAGGTGGCAAAATCGTACACTACCTTGGCTCCGTCATCCTTATCATTAGCGTACTAAAAGAACTGGGTTTTGAATTAAGTCCTCTCTTAGGTGCCGCCGGCATCATTGGAATTGCTGTAGGTTTTGCTTCTCAGACCAGTGTTTCTAATATCATTAGCGGACTCTTTTTAATTATCGAGAAACCTTTTGAAGTAAATGATGTAATTCGAATTAAAGATATAGAAGGTCAGGTTTTATCAGTTGATACGCTTTCTGTTAAACTAAAAACCTATGATAATCGTTTTGTTCGAATCCCCAATGAAACCATTATTAAAAGCGAAGTGATTAACTTAACCTATTTTCCAATTCGTCGACTTGACATAGAGGTTATGATCGCGTTTAAAGAAAATTTAGATAATATTAAGAAAATCTTATTGTCGATACCTGACAGAAATCCTCTTTGCTTGAAAGAACCCAAAGCAACAGTAATTGTTCGTGATTTCACTCCAACAACCGTTACCGTTTCCTTATGTATCTGGACGACCAGCGAAAATTTTCGTCCTGTTCGAGAGTTTATCAGAGAGGAAGTTAAGAAAACTCTATTTGAAGCAGGAATTGGAATTCCCAATCAATACGTAACCATTCATCATGCAGATGAATCAGGTAAAACTATTTTGGAATAA